The following DNA comes from Puniceicoccaceae bacterium.
CGCAACCGACCCGATCTGAAGCAGACCTCGCTCCTCTCTCCGCACCTGCATTTTGGAGAAATTTCGGTACGCCAAGTCGCACACCGAGTCTCTCAGCTCGGACACGGAACCCACGAGAGCATTCACACCTTTCTCAGCGAAATCGGATGGAGAGAATTTGCATATCACCTGCTCTACCATTTCCCACACACAACCCAACATCCGCTTAAGGACAAATTTACAGATTTCCCCTGGCGCGAAGCCCCTGAACAGCTCGACGCGTGGAGAAGGGGCCAAACCGGCATTCCTATCGTGGATGCAGGGATGCGCGAACTCTGGCAGACGGGCTGGATGCACAATCGGGTTCGCATGATCACAGGTTCTTACCTCGTCAAAAACCTGCTCATTCCATGGCAAAGCGGTGCGTCCTGGTTTTGGGACACTCTCGTCGACGCCGACCTCGCAAGCAATACTCTGGGCTGGCAATGGGTTGCTGGCTGCGGAGCCGATGCAGCTCCATACTTCCGCATTTTCAATCCCGTTCTGCAGTCCGAACGCTTTGATCCCAAAGGGATTTACCTGCGCAAATGGATCCCTGAACTTGCGTCCGCCTCCGAACGCCTGATCCACACCCCATGGCGCGACCCCAACCTGCTGCGCAAGAGCGGATACCCGGAAAAGCAGATCAGCCTCATTGAGTCCCGCAACCGCGCCCTGGCTGCCTACGAAACCATGCAACAGTCCCACTGACATTCGCCATGTACGAATTCCATCACGAAACCATTCTCAATGCTCAGATCAACACCGTGTTCGATTTTTTCTCAGATGCACAAAATCTGGAGCGAATCACGCCAACTTTTCTTGGATTTCACATCATCACCCCGACTCCGATCAAAATTTCTCAGGGCACCTTGATCGATTACAAACTTCGAATTCACGGAATCCCCATGCGATGGCAGACGCACATCTCAGAATGGAATCCACCGTATTCCTTTACCGATGAACAACTTAAAGGACCCTACCAGCAATGGATCCACCGACACACCTTTGAATCCATCGGCGATGGCAACGCAACCCGCATGCGTGACCATGTGAGATACTCCATCTTTGCAGGAAAACTGGTACACTTCCTGATAAAGAAAGACATCCAAACCATTTTTAAGCATCGCACCCAGGTCATTGAGTCCATTTTCAATACCGAAATTCCGTCTCACGCCACCTGATGTCAGCTTTCATTTCACTCAACTAAAATCCAAAATCAAATCATGAACCATACAACAATCACCTATGAAGATCTCAACGCGATGCTCTCTGTCATCGCATATCTGCACGGAAAAATTTGCGAGGGCAGCATGGTCCTCGGCGAAAACTTCGATCTCATCTCCGAAGACCTGATTGCCGAAATCGGAGCCTTCGTTGACGTCGAAAGCAGTCACCTTCAACCCTGCCGCCTTCAGCCTGCTGCTTGAGTCCTCTCTGGCGGGAATCCTGACTCCCGCATGACTTGTTTTCGACTCCGGAGGAAGCCATTGCTTCCGGAGTCCCCTCCCTCAATACCACCCACCTCAACTACTCTTACTTCGTTGCGAACGAACAAAACCGCAACCCAAACCAACCTCATACCCCGGATCTGCTTTCCCGATCAGAATCCGCGATTTCAGCACCTGAAATCGACACCTCGATACCCTCACTTATTCCTTCCGGATGGAGCAACCTCTTATCTGCGTCAAATTGTCTCCACCAATCAAACTACCGCCTCATTG
Coding sequences within:
- a CDS encoding deoxyribodipyrimidine photo-lyase, coding for MDESIGIVWFRRDLRLRDNPALQAASEHCRYILPIYLHDPSSEGNWTAGAASKSWLHYSLQALQQTLRSQGCPLLIRAGHSREILSDLINETGATHLFWNRCYEPSAMARDACIRQKFKPQGIHSQSFNASLLAEPWEIANQQGKPFQVFTPFWKHHRQHIADSKPLPTPDLNGRALRSIPTGIPLEELQLLPHPRWDRGFWQRFTPGEQGAQEALDSFVHEETILRYSTDRNRPDLKQTSLLSPHLHFGEISVRQVAHRVSQLGHGTHESIHTFLSEIGWREFAYHLLYHFPHTTQHPLKDKFTDFPWREAPEQLDAWRRGQTGIPIVDAGMRELWQTGWMHNRVRMITGSYLVKNLLIPWQSGASWFWDTLVDADLASNTLGWQWVAGCGADAAPYFRIFNPVLQSERFDPKGIYLRKWIPELASASERLIHTPWRDPNLLRKSGYPEKQISLIESRNRALAAYETMQQSH
- a CDS encoding SRPBCC family protein, translated to MYEFHHETILNAQINTVFDFFSDAQNLERITPTFLGFHIITPTPIKISQGTLIDYKLRIHGIPMRWQTHISEWNPPYSFTDEQLKGPYQQWIHRHTFESIGDGNATRMRDHVRYSIFAGKLVHFLIKKDIQTIFKHRTQVIESIFNTEIPSHAT